The Nostoc cf. commune SO-36 genomic sequence GTGCGATCGCATATAGCAACCCCAACTTTGGCAGCTTGGATAGCTGCTGCGTCTTTATCGTCAATTGTAGATGTTGGCATGGTGATGAGAAGTTGCCCTGTTTCAATGTTGTCGCACTGGAAATATTAACAAATAAGCGTTTGCGGCTTCAATGCATCTCCGGTTTTCTTCAAGATTCCATTGAAATTAGCGATCGCTATAATTGTATCGCGCCTGAATAAACTCAATTCGGTCATCGCTTACCACGTAAACAATCCGATCAGTTTGAGTGATTCGGCGTGACCATATATTTGCATCATAGTATCTCAATCTTTCAGGATTGCCTGTCCCTTGAAAGGGATTCCGCCTAATCTCTTCAACTAAAGATAAGACGCGGAGTGCAGTTTTTCTATTTGTCTCTACCCAGTAGGTAAGGTCTTCCAGAAATCTCCGGTCAAAAACGAGGTTGCGTTCTAAATTATCCTCTTGATAATCTTTAGATTGTGGAGGTGCTTCTGGTTCTAAATTATCCGACATTGAATTTATTTACTCTTCTTCGTACAGCGAGAACTCTTTACGCAACTCGTCTATAGTTTGGGGCATATTAGTCTTAGCCTTAACACGTTGTAAAGCATCTAAAAGACGTGCTGCATTCTCAG encodes the following:
- a CDS encoding Txe/YoeB family addiction module toxin, whose product is MSDNLEPEAPPQSKDYQEDNLERNLVFDRRFLEDLTYWVETNRKTALRVLSLVEEIRRNPFQGTGNPERLRYYDANIWSRRITQTDRIVYVVSDDRIEFIQARYNYSDR